The window TTCGCTCACCAAATCATGGCGATTCCAGAGAATCAACAAAACACCATTAACGATCCGCTGCACTTAGCTAGTTCTGATCATCCTGGTATGACCTTAACTAGTACACCGTTTAATGGCACCAATTACCTAGGCTGGAGCCGTACAATCAAAATGGCGCTAGGAGCTAAACTCAAATTAGGGTTTATTGATGGTACGATTGAAAAACCTGCTATCACTGACGAAGATTATCCAAAGTGGACTCGATGTGATTATATAGTCACATGATGGATCTTGAATTCAATGATAGCAGAGTTGTCTGAATCTTTCTTGTATGCTTCTTGTGCTGCTAGTTTATGGAAGGAATTAGATGAAAGATATGGTTAAAACAATGGTCCGTTGATTTATCAAATTGAAAGAGATCTCAGTAAGGTCACACAAGGTAATCTCAATGTTGCATCCTATTATAACAAGTTGAAAAGATGTTGGGATGAACTTCAGAGTCTCAATGGGATTCCTACATGTAGCTGTGGTAGAATGAGGGAATGCACTTGTGGTGTTATAGATAAGTTCTTGGCTATTGAAAGCAGGTCAAAGTTAATTCAGTTTCTAATGAGATTGAATGATGAATATGAATTTGTGCGAAGTCAAATCTTGTCAATGGATCCTTTACCAAGTCTTAacaaagcatattatattgtgcaaCAAGTTGAAAAGCAAAAACAAGTAACACAAAATGATCCAACTCCTACGGCATTTTTTGCCAACACAAAGCCTTATAATAACTACAAGAAGGTCAATAAAGATAACAAAGATGCCATGAAATGCACCTTTTGCAACATGGAGGGGCACACTGCAGATGGTTGTTTTGAAAGGATAGTTTATCCAGATTGGTACACTGTAGATGGTTATTGCCATTTTCTTTCCTACATGGTTTATTTTTCGGGTCCCTTCAATTAAGCAAGTCATAGCTGCTGGAGAGGGGTTCAACACTCTTTACATCTGCAAACCTTAAAATACTATTCCTTCAAAGAACTTTGTTGTTTTGTCATCCTTTGTAAATAGTGTTATCTCAAATAAGTCTCAAAATGTACCTGTAAATACATTTCATTCTAGATTGGGTCATCCATCTGTTCCAAAACTCATTCATGTAAAAGATTGTGATAATGCAAATGTTTCAGAATTTTTCCGTGATACATGTCTTATTGCTAAATCACACAGATTACCTTTCCTGTAAGTCAAAGTAGAGCATATATTCCTTTTCTTTTGATTCATGTGGATTTATGGGGCCCATACAGGGTACCTCCTTTAAATGATGCACATTATTTCCTCACTATAGTTGATGATCACACTATATGCACCTGGACTTATCTCTTACACACAAAAGATTCAATCAGTTCAATTTTCTCAACATTTTTCAAATATGTTCATATTCATTTTGATACCAAAGTCAAATGCCTAAGGTCTGATAATGGAACTGAAATAATGAATAAAAAATGTTCCCAATTGTTCAAGGATAATGGGATCATTCATAAAAAAAACCAAGGTTtatactcctcaacaaaatggtagAGTTGAAAGAAAACATAGGCATCTTCTAGACACTGCTAGGGCTTTGAAACTGCATGCTAATCTACCAAGTACCTTTTGAGGTGATTGTATACTAAGTGCAACTTACTTTATCAACAAAATGCCCATGAAAGTGCTCAATTGGAAAACACCTTTTGAGATGTTACACAAAAGAGCCCCTAGTTATGATCATTTGAGAACAATAGGTTGCTTGTGTTATGCTAATATACCAAAACTACACCAAGATAAGTTTGAGGCTAGAGGCATAAGGAGTGTTCCTATAGGAAATCTTCATGATCAAAAGGGTTACAAACTCTATGCACTTGATACTAAAGAGGTGTTATGTAGTAGGGATGTGATCTTTACGGAAGACATTTTTCCTTTTAAGATACAAGACCAAAATACTATCATTACCAAAGTTATGCCAATGCCCACATTTGGTGATGATATAGAGtctgaggttccaattattaatcaTACAGAAGACAATGATGGTCATATTCCTGTTATCAATGAAAGTCAAACTGAGTCAACCATTCCTGTTGTCCCACAACCAAGAAGGTCTACAAGAACACATATTCCTTCTACATGGTTGAATGATTTCATACAACCACAAAAGAGGGCAAATAGTGTGTATACCTCATCCAACTATCCATTATTTTCATAAGAAGATTTTAAGGATCATCCAAAAGACTATGTTATTTCTCTATTTCATGTTTTATTTTCTGTTGAGCCCACAAGCTACAAGCAAGCATCTACTCATCCTGGATAGGTTGCAACTATGAATAAAGAACTACAAGCTTTAGAAGACAATAACACTTGGGAATTAACAGTTTTGCTTCCAGCACATAAGGCAATTACTTCAAAATGGGTCTTTAAAACTAAATATCATCCTGATGGTTCAGTTGAAAGATTGAAGGCAAGATTAGTCATAAGAGGATTTAATCAACAAGAGGGGGTGGATTACAAGCATACTTTTTCACCAGTTGCAAAGGCATCAACTGTAAGAGTGTTTATAGCCATTCCTACAGCAAAAGATTGACCTCTGCATCAACTGGATGTGAATAATTCCTTCCTCCATGGATATGTAGATGAAGATATTTACATGAAACCACCAAAAGGGTATACAAAGGCAGCTCTAGGTCAAGTTTGTAAAACTAAACAAATCCTTCTATGGTTTAAAACAAGCATCCAGGCAGTGGAATCATTAATTGACTAAGTTTCTAGTCTCTCTTGGATTTGAACAGTCCAAACATGATTATTCATTGTTTGTCAAGAAGGATAATGAAGTTTTCACTGCAGCATTGGTTTATGTAGATGAAATCTTGATTACAGGAAACACAGAAGCAGATATTATCAAACTCAAACAAGCATTGGACAACAAATTCACGATTAAAATTTGGGATTGGCAAGGTAttttctgtgacaacccggaaatttccaaccaaatttaaactttaatctttatatgtttccgacacgataagcaatatttgttaagttaaattgcaggaattttaaaatatgttcatacattcattcaacctcgaccaagttccaacgattcacgaaccattaaacaaatatgattatatatatatatgtgtatatatattataacttgaaacgtaaacaaaatattagattaaatactttatatgattgtatctgtttcaaaatgtttatcaatggaattagaagataagatcaaatgattgaattatcagatatattgaattatgattacaagtctctgttgaaaggcccacgttgatttgagaaatctttccattttaacaatattcggaaaatggtaaagtgatttataaataggaacaaattgtcaatcattgagaactagacaaaggatagtggaagattgaatctcataaagactcgattgatctatttagtttcaaacgtacaaaaacgttttcagtttaaaaagaactttattattaaaacgtatataacttttataaatatctagaagcacttttgacaactcattacttaactagtatgataaagataacgatatttatattttattttattaaatatatataacgatttaaattaatattatatatttatacgcgtattatacgtacatagttttataattttactatacttaaactttaccattactttatttttactttactttaactttaataattcactttaatatatccctttaataattcatactttaataattcactttaataattcatactttaataattcactttaataattcatactttaataattcactttaataattcatactttaataattcactttaataattcaaaaatctattataaatagaattcaataggtttcattatttcatagaaacttgaaaatatttttctctaaactctctcaatcgatttatatatatatttactccgcattatttcaagatattattagtatacataaaatattacgacggagtgctgtccgagtgatttcgaaattgtttttcgagtaggaaaggattaagaaaattatgagttatagctatggaggtgattgagtatggttcatgggtatgctcgtgaggtcaatatagtgtttatcattgccgttgcgtctacgtacctttcctgcaatattgaatctcaatattgatacgtgagtactcataatttaacttttatatattaatagtgtatccctgactagtgctcgagtatttaggattatgcatgcttgtacttttgatattgcccttagacaggttaggttgaatattgaattagttacacttacggttgagataaggtataagatatgcatgtccttggaaagctagcgaaaaattaagaacttttcctttagatatcgaatggtttcgatgaacggattagaagttataatcaattgaatttttgatatttttttattaaaaatgattattattatcgtcgtttttttatcttcgttctagttttatcttattattatcattattattattatctttatcaataaaaaggatttatcattaaaaattgttatttttttattattattatccaattattattattatccaattattattattattattattattattattattattattattattgttattatcattattaatatatatatcattatttaaaaatggttattgttattgttattattattattactatattatcattaagataattattagtattatcgttaataatgttatagtaactatcattattaatataagtgtaattaaaacaaatatttgtaacacctaattattttaattactattattatcattattatgaacacgatataaaagacgattaaaagctattaa of the Rutidosis leptorrhynchoides isolate AG116_Rl617_1_P2 chromosome 5, CSIRO_AGI_Rlap_v1, whole genome shotgun sequence genome contains:
- the LOC139849593 gene encoding uncharacterized protein — encoded protein: MAIPENQQNTINDPLHLASSDHPGMTLTSTPFNGTNYLGWSRTIKMALGAKLKLGFIDGTIEKPAITDEDYPKDLSKVTQGNLNVASYYNKLKRCWDELQSLNGIPTCSCGRMRECTCGVIDKFLAIESRSKLIQFLMRLNDEYEFVRSQILSMDPLPSLNKAYYIVQQVEKQKQVTQNDPTPTAFFANTKPYNNYKKVNKDNKDAMKCTFCNMEGHTADGCFERIVYPDWYTVDGYCHFLSYMVYFSGPFN